The following DNA comes from Chromatiales bacterium.
GTCGCTGCCAGTCGTCCCAGCCGAGCACCACGCCGAAATGCGGCACCGGTACGGCATCGCCGTCGACGCCATTGAACGCCTGCCGGCCGGCGAGCCCGGGCGCGTGATGCGCGACGATCTGGTGGCCATAGAGGTCGAAATCAACCCAGTCCGGCGCCGAACGACCCAGCCCGCAGCCGAGCACATCGCGGTAGAATCGGGTCGCGGCCTCCAGGTCATCCACCGGGAAGGCCAGATGGAACGGTGGTGTCATGCGTGCAGCTCACTTCTAAGAACAGCGTGAACGAGCCTACCCCGATCACCGTGATGAGTTCGGTACCCGACCCAAACGGGATCGCCGAACTCATTCTCCCGCAGTACGAGCTGCCGCGCTCGGCCGAGTGCACGTACTTCGCGCGCGGCATGCACGACACCTACCGCGTCGACACAGAAGCGCAGCGCTTCTATCTGCGCGTGTACCGACCGCGCCTGCGCGACGAGGCGGCGATCCGTTATGAACTGGAACTCCTGCTGTTCCTGAAGAGCAAACACTTTCCCGCCGCCTGGCCGATGCAGACGAAAGACGGCCGGCCCTACACACTGATCGACGCCCCCGAGGGCCCGCGCATCGCCGT
Coding sequences within:
- a CDS encoding VOC family protein → MTPPFHLAFPVDDLEAATRFYRDVLGCGLGRSAPDWVDFDLYGHQIVAHHAPGLAGRQAFNGVDGDAVPVPHFGVVLGWDDWQRLAERLSEHGVAFEIEPHIRFAGRVGEQATMFFRDPAGNALEFKAFRDPSQLFAR